From a single Nicotiana tomentosiformis chromosome 2, ASM39032v3, whole genome shotgun sequence genomic region:
- the LOC104110177 gene encoding uncharacterized protein: MAMSRPNLIENPIKLGKFRNNNQAQQRNRLSFWAFIFSIFMYISIFYIFNLSPSTLLNTTKFWFFISNTLILIIAADFGSFSSSSDQEYSFEEYMKKCHQEKSVNISTSSFNYSPYTIKSIEYKETNPQEEVVMIKEEEEEEDDEEENIKDVVFVEKNKKEKQIINITDKDKVDHEDKKKNKKKGEAKCERSNSEKAMIKVANNNGNIEKKIHGIQRSKSERYNFVNKGDEENEEFSDMSVEELNRRVEEFIQRFNRQIRLQAVARNRQT, encoded by the coding sequence ATGGCCATGTCTCGGCCAAATTTAATAGAAAACCCTATAAAACTTGGCAAATTCAGGAATAACAATCAAGCTCAACAAAGAAATAGGTTATCTTTTTGGGCGTTTATTTTTTCCattttcatgtatatttcaatcTTTTATATCTTCAACCTCTCCCCATCTACTCTTCTTAACACTACCAAATTCTGGTTCTTCATTTCCAACACTCTCATACTCATTATTGCAGCTGATTTTGGTTCTTTCTCTTCTTCAAGTGATCAAGAATATTCATTTGAAGAGTACATGAAAAAATGCCATCAAGAAAAGAGTGTTAATATTAGTACttcatcatttaattattctCCGTATACCATCAAATCTATTGAATATAAGGAGACTAATCCACAAGAAGAGGTCGTTatgataaaagaagaagaagaagaagaagatgacgaAGAAGAAAACATAAAAGATGTGGTTTTTGtcgaaaaaaacaaaaaagaaaaacaaataatcaATATTACTGATAAAGATAAAGTTGATCACGAAgataagaagaagaataagaagaaaggtGAAGCCAAATGCGAACGGAGTAACTCAGAAAAAGCAATGATAAAGGTGGCGAACAATAATGGGAATATTGAAAAGAAGATTCATGGGATTCAAAGGTCAAAATCTGAGAGATATAATTTCGTAAATAAAGGAGATGAAGAAAATGAAGAGTTCTCAGACATGTCAGTAGAGGAGCTGAATAGAAGGGTAGAGGAGTTTATTCAAAGATTTAATAGACAGATTAGACTTCAAGCTGTTGCTAGAAACCGCCAAACTTAG